The window GGCCGTGATCATCGGGATCCCCGCCGACAGCAGGAGCGTGCCCATGAGGTTGCGCATCGCCTTGCGGCGGGTGGCGAGGATCCGCTCGTCGTCGGTCGCTCCTTCGGCCCCGTGGTTGAAGGAGCGGTTCGTGTCGGCGCCGTCGCGGTTGTGCTCGCCGTTGCCGAGGTTGTGCTTCACGTCGTACGAGACGAGGTCGTTGAGTGTGAAGCCGTCGTGGGCGGTCACGAAATTGATGGACGCCAGCGGACCCCGCTCGGCGCTGAACGTGTTGGAGGAGCCCGCGAGCCGCGTGGCGAACCCGCCGATCCCCACGGGCGCCGTGGAGGCGCGGCGGGCGTAGTCGACGTCGGAGAGCCAGAAGTTGCGCACGCGGTCCCGGTACCGGTCGTTCCACTCGTGCCAGCCGTCGCCGAAGTTGCCCGTCTGCCATCCGCCCATGCCCACGTCCCACGGCTCGGCGATCCTCTTCGTGTCCGCGAGCTCCGGGTCCTCGGCGATGGCTCGCAGGAGGGGATGGTCCGGCGTGAATCGGTGCTGATCGTCGCGACCGAGAGTCGTGGCGAGATCGAACCGGAATCCGTCGATCTGCACGTCGCGCGCCCAGTAGCGCAGGGAATCCAGCACGAGACGTGCCCCCGCATCCGTCGCGGTGTTGACGGAGTTGCCGCATCCGGTCACGTCGACGTACGTGCCGTCCTCCTGTTGCCGGTAGTAGGCGCGGTTGTCGAGTCCGCGCAGGCTCGAGCGCGGCCCGCCGATGCCTTCCTCCGCGGTGTGGTTGTAGACGACGTCCAGGACCACCTCGAGGCCGGCCTGGTGCAGGAGCTTCACCATGCCCTTGACCTCGCGGAGTACCGCATCCGGCCCCTCCCGGCGTGCCTGATCGGTCGCGTAGGCGGCGTGCGGTGCGAAGAATCCGAGGGTGTTGTAGCCCCAGTAGTTGTCGAGTCCCAGCTGCAGCAGGCGCGGTTCGGAGGCGAACGCGTGGATGGGGAGCAGCTCGATCGTCGTGACGCCGAGCTCGAGGAAATACTCGATCATGGCGGGATGCGCGAGTCCTGCGTACGTGCCGTGCAGCGCTGCGGGGACACCGGGATGCCGCTTGGTCATGCCCTTGACGTGCGCCTCGTAGATGACCGTGCGATCCAGGGGGACGGCCGGTTTGCGGACCTCGCCCCAGTCGAAGCCGCGGTCGACGACGACCGAACGCCAGTCGCCGAAGCCGCCGCTCACGATGCCGCGGGCGTAGGGATCGAGCAGCAGAGTCTGCGGATTGAAGATGTTGCCGGCCCCGAAGGGACCCGCGGCGCGCAGTGCGTAGCGTGCGCCGGCGACCAGGAGCTCGGATGTGATTTCCCAGACGCCGCGTTCGCGGCGCTGCATCGGCAGGATCGCCGTCGCCCAGTCGAGATCGTCGGCGTCGAAGATCACCACGTCGAGGGAGTCGGCCGCCTGCGAGAAGACGCGCAGAGTGCCGCCGTTCTCGTGCAGGCGCACACCGAGGTCCTCGAGAGCGGGGTCGAGGACCTGCGAGAGCGCGGGAACGGAGGTCGTTGTCGGGCTGACCATGCCCACAACCCTAGCCATCGGCGCATGACGAACTGATGACGCCCGGTGACGCCGCGCGTGCGACAGTGGACGGGTGCACATCTATCTGGACCATGCGGCGTCGAGTCCGCTGCGTCCCGAGGCGCGCGAAGCCTGGCTCGAGGCGGCGGCCACGACGGGGAACGCCTCCTCCGTGCACGGCGGCGGCCAGGCGGCACGGCGCGTCCTGGAAGACGCGCGAGAACGACTCGCGGCGGTCATCGATGCCGATCCCATCGAGGTGGTGTTCACCTCCGGCGGCACGGAGGCCGTGAACCTCGCGGTCAAGGGCATGTGGGCGACCCGCGCCGCGGGCGCGGAGGCGATCGTGCTCCCGGACGGGGAGCACCACGCGACGATCGATTCGGTCGCAACCCTCGTCGACGCCCAGCATGCCGAGGTGCGGCCTGTGCGACTGAGCTCGCGCGGCGCGATCGACCTTGATGCCTTCGCATCGGCGGTGGACGGCGCCGCGTTCGCCACCGCGCTGGTCGCCAACAACGAGGTCGGCACCCTCTCGGATGCGGCGGCGATGGCCGCGAGCGCCGCGTCGGCCGAGGTGCCGCTGCATCTGGACGCCGTCGCCGCGTTCGGCCAGGTGCCCGTGGACTTCCGCCGGTGGCGAGGCGATGCTCCGGCGGGTGCGGGCCTGGTCGCGATGAGTCTGTCGGCGCACAAGGTCGGCGGCCCGGTGGGCACGGGTGCTCTGATCACTGCTCGTTCCGCGCGGATCGGCGCTCAGATGCACGGGGGTGCGCAGCAGCGAGGGCTGCGGGCCGGGACGCAGGACATCGCGGGCGCTGCCGCTTTCGCCGTGGCGGCGGAACTCGCCGCGGCCGAGCGGGATGCGGAGGCCGCGCGTCTCGGCGCGTTGCGAGATCGCCTGGTGAGCCAGGCGTGCGCGACCGTTCCGGGACTCGAACTGCTCGGCGACCCCGAGAACCGCATCCCCGGCAACGCGCACCTGCTGGTGCCGGGCGCGCTGGGGGAGACGCTCCTGTTCCTCCTCGACACCCGCGGCATCGCTGTCTCGACGGGGTCCGCCTGTCAAGCGGGGATCCCCGAGCCCTCGCACGTCGTGCGCGCGCTCGGCCGCGACGAGGATGCCGCGCGCTCGGTGCTGCGGATCACTCTCGGCCGCACGACGACCCCGGACGACGTCGACGCGTTCCTCGACGCCCTGCCCTGGGCCGTGGAGCGTGCGCGCGCTGCCGGAGCCCGTACAGCGTCGCCCTCGTAGACTGGGACGATGCGAATTCTGGCGGCGATGAGCGGTGGCGTCGATTCGGCTGTCGCCGCGGCACGCGCCGTCGACGCCGGGCACGAGGTCGTCGGCGTCCACCTCGCCCTGTCGCGGGCGGGGGGGACACTGCGTACCGGCAGCCGCGGCTGCTGCACGATCGAGGATGCGATGGACGCCCGTCGCGCCGCGGACAAGCTGGGCATCCCCTTCTACGTCTGGGACTTCTCGGAGCGCTTCCGCGATGACGTGATCGAGGACTTCGTCTCGGAGTACCGCGCAGGGCGCACACCGAACCCGTGCATGCGCTGCAACGAGCGGATCAAGTTCGCGGCATTGCTGGAGCGCGCTCTCGAGCTCGGCTTCGACGCCGTCTGCACCGGGCACTACGCGCTGCTCGTCGACGGCCCGGAGGGGCGGGAGCTGCACCGGGCGAGCGACCAGGCCAAGGACCAGTCGTACGTACTCGGCGTCCTGACCGCCGAGCAGCTCGCGCACACCTACTTCCCGCTGGGCGACACCCCCTCGAAGGCCCTCGTGCGTGCTGAGGCCGCCCAGCGCGGGCTGACGGTCGCCCAGAAGCCGGACAGCCACGACATCTGCTTCATCCCGGATGGCGACACCCGGGGCTGGCTCGCCGAGCGCGTGGGCGCCGAGCGGGGCGACATCCTCGATCGCGAGGGCGCGGTCGTCGGGCGTCACGACGGGGCCCATGCATTCACCGTGGGACAGCGTCGCGGACTGCAGCTGGGCGTCCCCGCATCCGACGGCAAGCCGCGTTTCGTGCTCGAGGTGCGTCCGGTGAGCAACACCGTCGTGGTGGGGCCGAAGGAGGCGCTGGCGACGGCGGAGATCGCCGGCGCACGTGTCAGCTGGGCGGGCGCCGCTCCGAGCGAGGCCGCGTTCTCCTGCGAGGTGCAGATCCGTGCCCACGCCGATCCGGTGGCGGCCCATGCGGACGTCTCCGACGACGGCGTCGTGGTGCGTCCGGCAGAGCCGTTCGACGGCGTGGCGCCCGGACAGACGGCCGTGCTCTATCTCGGCACGCGCGTGCTCGGCCAGTTCACGGTCGACCGCACGGTCTCGGCCGTACCTGTCGGCTCCGTCACCGCATCCTAGGCGCGGCGCCGGTGCTGCGCACCGCCCTGGCGGTGTCTGAGGGCGGACCTAGACTCGATGCGTGACGCAAGCCGGTGACTCGATCGACGATGACACGACCCTCGCGGAGGCTCGTGCGGAAGCGGCGGAGCTGACGGAGCGCATCCTCCGCGCCCGTGACGCCTACTACGGCGAAGACGCCGAGCTCGTCGACGACGCCACCTACGACGGCTGGATCCGCCGGCTGGAAGAGCTGGAGCGGCTGCATCCGGAGGTGCAGACCCAGGATTCGCCCACGCTCAGCGTCGGCGCGGCATCCACCACGATGTTCGCGCCCGTCGAGCACGCCGAGCGGATGCTCAGCCTCGACAACGTGTTCAGCCCGGACGAGCTGCGGGACTGGTGCGTCAAGACCCAGGCCTCCGCGGGGCGTCCGGTGCGGTGGCTGACCGAGCTGAAGATCGACGGGCTCGCGATCAGTCTCCGCTACGAGAACGGTGTGCTCACCTCCGCTGCCACGCGCGGCGACGGGCGCATCGGTGAGGACGTCACCGTCAACGCGCTGCGCGTTCACGGCATCCCCGAACGCCTGGGCGGCACGGGCCACCCCGCTCTCGTCGAGGTGCGCGGTGAGGTCTTCATCCCGGTCGCGGCCTTCGAGGAGCTCAACGCCCTCCAGGCCCGGATGCGGGAACGCGTCATCGAGCAGGCGCGTGAGCGCGGCAACCTCACCGAGGAGCGTGCGCGGCTCAGCGCCGACCGTCGATTCCCGGCGTTCGCGAATCCGCGCAACGCCGCCAGCGGCGGACTGCGTCAGCAACTCGACAAGAAGGACGGTCTCGAGCTCGAGGCCGGGCGGGCTCGTCTCGCGTCTCTGCGGCTGTTCGTGCACGGCATCGGCGCCTGGACGGCGCCGCCCGTGGCCTCCCAGAGCGAGGTCTACGACCTCCTCGCGGAGTGGGGGCTGCCGACGAGCCCCTACTACAAGACCTTCGACGACATCGACGGCGTCCTCGATTTCGTGGCGCACTACGGCGAGCATCGTCACGATGTGGAGCATGAACTCGACGGAATCGTCGTCAAGGTGGACGAGCTCGCGCTGCACGACGAGCTGGGCGCGACGAGCCGGGCGCCGCGTTGGGCGATCGCCTACAAGTACCCTCCCGAGCAGGTGAACACCCGCCTTCTCGACATCGTCGTCTCGGTCGGGCGTACGGGCCGTGCGACCCCGTTCGCGGTCATGGCACCGGCGCGCGTCGCGGGCTCGGTCGTGCGGCAGGCGACGCTGCACAACCAGGACGTCGTCAAGGTCAAGGGCGTGCTCATCGGAGACATGGTCGTGCTCCGCAAAGCGGGCGATGTGATCCCCGAGGTCCTCGGTCCCGTGGTGGAGCTCCGCGACGGCTCCGAGCGCGCGTTCGTGATGCCGAGAGACTGTCCCGTCTGCGGCACTCCGCTCGCACCCGCGAAGGAGGGCGACGTCGATCTGCGCTGCCCGAACGCCCGCTCGTGCCCCGCGCAGGTGCGGGGTCGGGTCGAGCACATCGGTTCGCGTGGCGCACTCGACATCGAGGCGCTCGGCGAGGTGACCGCGGCGGCGCTGACACAGGCGGACGGGGGCGCACGTGCGCCGCTGGACACGGAGGCAGGGCTGTTCGATCTGACTCTCGACGAACTGGTCCCGATCGAGGTCGTCGTCCGGGATGCGGAGACCGGTGAACCGAAGCTCGACGACGCCACCGGCGAGCCGGTGCGTCGCGCCCCGTTCCGTCGCAACCCGACGCCCGCCGAGCGCAAGTCCGGACTGCTGACGCCGCAGCCGTCCGCGCAGGCACTCACGCTGCTCGACGAGCTCGAGAAGGCGAAGACGAAGGAGCTGTGGCGTTTCCTCGTCGCCCTCAACGTCCGCCATGTCGGACCCGTTGCGGCCCGGGCGCTGGCGCAGTGGTTCGGATCCGTCTCGGCGATCCGCTCGGCGAGCCGCGAGGAGCTCGCGGCGGTCGAGGGAGTGGGCGGGATCATCGCGGATGCGGTCATCGCGTGGTTCGAGATCGACTGGCACCGCGAGATCGTCGAGCGCTGGGAGGCGGCGGGAGCGCAGCTGTCCACGCCCGGACACCCCGGTCCCGGCGCCGCCGTCGTCGAGGGCGGCGTGCTCGAG is drawn from Microbacterium binotii and contains these coding sequences:
- a CDS encoding cysteine desulfurase family protein, which gives rise to MHIYLDHAASSPLRPEAREAWLEAAATTGNASSVHGGGQAARRVLEDARERLAAVIDADPIEVVFTSGGTEAVNLAVKGMWATRAAGAEAIVLPDGEHHATIDSVATLVDAQHAEVRPVRLSSRGAIDLDAFASAVDGAAFATALVANNEVGTLSDAAAMAASAASAEVPLHLDAVAAFGQVPVDFRRWRGDAPAGAGLVAMSLSAHKVGGPVGTGALITARSARIGAQMHGGAQQRGLRAGTQDIAGAAAFAVAAELAAAERDAEAARLGALRDRLVSQACATVPGLELLGDPENRIPGNAHLLVPGALGETLLFLLDTRGIAVSTGSACQAGIPEPSHVVRALGRDEDAARSVLRITLGRTTTPDDVDAFLDALPWAVERARAAGARTASPS
- the glgX gene encoding glycogen debranching protein GlgX, coding for MVSPTTTSVPALSQVLDPALEDLGVRLHENGGTLRVFSQAADSLDVVIFDADDLDWATAILPMQRRERGVWEITSELLVAGARYALRAAGPFGAGNIFNPQTLLLDPYARGIVSGGFGDWRSVVVDRGFDWGEVRKPAVPLDRTVIYEAHVKGMTKRHPGVPAALHGTYAGLAHPAMIEYFLELGVTTIELLPIHAFASEPRLLQLGLDNYWGYNTLGFFAPHAAYATDQARREGPDAVLREVKGMVKLLHQAGLEVVLDVVYNHTAEEGIGGPRSSLRGLDNRAYYRQQEDGTYVDVTGCGNSVNTATDAGARLVLDSLRYWARDVQIDGFRFDLATTLGRDDQHRFTPDHPLLRAIAEDPELADTKRIAEPWDVGMGGWQTGNFGDGWHEWNDRYRDRVRNFWLSDVDYARRASTAPVGIGGFATRLAGSSNTFSAERGPLASINFVTAHDGFTLNDLVSYDVKHNLGNGEHNRDGADTNRSFNHGAEGATDDERILATRRKAMRNLMGTLLLSAGIPMITAGDEFGRTQRGNNNAYCHDSALTWLSWEHRPWQQELFAHVRRLIELRAENPALRPIRFARLDEETPSASVMEWYDERGETMSGERWNDPAHRTLQYVAASTPEFEEFNRILLIVHGNETPVDVRLPVIDGVSRYVSLWSSAEESPSLEMPVLAPGDVVPTPPTSMHLFRAE
- the mnmA gene encoding tRNA 2-thiouridine(34) synthase MnmA, which translates into the protein MRILAAMSGGVDSAVAAARAVDAGHEVVGVHLALSRAGGTLRTGSRGCCTIEDAMDARRAADKLGIPFYVWDFSERFRDDVIEDFVSEYRAGRTPNPCMRCNERIKFAALLERALELGFDAVCTGHYALLVDGPEGRELHRASDQAKDQSYVLGVLTAEQLAHTYFPLGDTPSKALVRAEAAQRGLTVAQKPDSHDICFIPDGDTRGWLAERVGAERGDILDREGAVVGRHDGAHAFTVGQRRGLQLGVPASDGKPRFVLEVRPVSNTVVVGPKEALATAEIAGARVSWAGAAPSEAAFSCEVQIRAHADPVAAHADVSDDGVVVRPAEPFDGVAPGQTAVLYLGTRVLGQFTVDRTVSAVPVGSVTAS
- the ligA gene encoding NAD-dependent DNA ligase LigA produces the protein MTQAGDSIDDDTTLAEARAEAAELTERILRARDAYYGEDAELVDDATYDGWIRRLEELERLHPEVQTQDSPTLSVGAASTTMFAPVEHAERMLSLDNVFSPDELRDWCVKTQASAGRPVRWLTELKIDGLAISLRYENGVLTSAATRGDGRIGEDVTVNALRVHGIPERLGGTGHPALVEVRGEVFIPVAAFEELNALQARMRERVIEQARERGNLTEERARLSADRRFPAFANPRNAASGGLRQQLDKKDGLELEAGRARLASLRLFVHGIGAWTAPPVASQSEVYDLLAEWGLPTSPYYKTFDDIDGVLDFVAHYGEHRHDVEHELDGIVVKVDELALHDELGATSRAPRWAIAYKYPPEQVNTRLLDIVVSVGRTGRATPFAVMAPARVAGSVVRQATLHNQDVVKVKGVLIGDMVVLRKAGDVIPEVLGPVVELRDGSERAFVMPRDCPVCGTPLAPAKEGDVDLRCPNARSCPAQVRGRVEHIGSRGALDIEALGEVTAAALTQADGGARAPLDTEAGLFDLTLDELVPIEVVVRDAETGEPKLDDATGEPVRRAPFRRNPTPAERKSGLLTPQPSAQALTLLDELEKAKTKELWRFLVALNVRHVGPVAARALAQWFGSVSAIRSASREELAAVEGVGGIIADAVIAWFEIDWHREIVERWEAAGAQLSTPGHPGPGAAVVEGGVLEGLTVVATGTLEGYTREGAQEAILAAGGKAGSSVSKKTDFVAAGPGAGSKLAKAEQLGVRIIDAAQFRILVEQGPAALDALAPDAG